Proteins encoded together in one Ictidomys tridecemlineatus isolate mIctTri1 chromosome 3, mIctTri1.hap1, whole genome shotgun sequence window:
- the Slc26a6 gene encoding solute carrier family 26 member 6 isoform X2, whose protein sequence is MSVMVGSVTESLAPDENFLLDSNSTVNETARDVTRVQLASTLSVLVGLFQVGLGLVHFGFVVTYLSEPLVRSYTTAASVQVFVSQLKYVFGLQLSSHSGPLSLIYIVLEVCWKLPQSVIGTVITALVAGVVLVMVKLLNDKLQRYLPLPIPGELLTLIGATGISYGVGLKQRFGVDVVGNIPAGLVSPEAPNPQLFVKLVGNAFAIAVVGFAIAISLGKIFALRHGYRVDSNQELVALGLSNLIGGIFQCFPVSCSMSRSLVQESTGGNTQVAGAVSSLFILLIILKLGELFQDLPRAVLAATIIVNLKGMLMQFADICSLWKKNRVDLLIWLVTFVATILLNLDLGLAVALAFSLLLVVVRTQLPHYSVLGQVSDTDIYRDVAEYSDAREVPGVKIFRSSATIYFANAELYSDTLKQKCGVDVDHLISRKKKLLKKQEMKLKRLQKHKSPQEQAVSSQDNSVSINVNTNLGDIKSNDVESSKTKARPENELEEIVASGQEDAKAIAVPTLKALGLPQPDFHSLILDLGALSFVDTVCIKNLKNIFRDFREIEVDVYIAACHSPVVTQLEAGQFFDASITKRHLFVSVHDAVTFALQHSKSGPISPVLATKL, encoded by the exons ATGTCTGTGATGGTGGGCAGTGTGACAGAATCCCTAGCCCCAGATGAGAACTTCCTGCTGGACTCAAACTCCACAGTCAATGAGACAGCCAGAGATGTCACCCGTGTGCAGTTGGCCTCCACACTCAGTGTTCTGGTTGGACTCTTCCAG gtggggctgggcctggtgCACTTTGGCTTTGTGGTCACCTACCTGTCAGAGCCTCTGGTCCGCAGCTATACCACAGCTGCATCTGTGCAGGTCTTTGTCTCACAACTCAAGTATGTGTTTGGCCTCCAGCTGAGTAGCCACTCGGGGCCACTCTCCCTCATCTAT ATAGTGCTGGAGGTCTGCTGGAAGCTGCCCCAGAGTGTCATCGGCACCGTGATCACTGCACTTGTGGCCGGGGTGGTGCTTGTGATGGTGAAGCTGTTGAATGACAAGCTGCAGCGGTATCTGCCCCTGCCGATACCTGGGGAATTGCTCACG CTCATTGGGGCTACAGGCATTTCCTATGGTGTAGGCCTGAAGCAGAGATTTGGGGTGGATGTTGTGGGCAACATCCCTGCAGG ACTGGTATCCCCAGAAGCTCCCAACCCCCAGCTGTTTGTAAAGCTTGTGGGAAATGCCTTCGCCATCGCTGTGGTTGGGTTTGCCATTGCCATCTCACTGGGAAAGATCTTTGCCTTGAGACATGGCTACCGTGTGGACAGCAACCAG GAGCTGGTGGCCCTTGGCCTCAGTAACCTCATTGGGGGTATCTTCCAATGCTTTCCTGTGAGTTGCTCTATGTCCCGGAGTCTGGTACAAGAAAGCACTGGGGGCAACACACAG GTTGCCGGAGctgtctcttctctttttatcctCCTCATCATTCTCAAACTCGGAGAACTCTTCCAAGACCTACCTAGG GCAGTTTTGGCAGCCACCATTATTGTGAACCTAAAGGGCATGTTGATGCAGTTTGCTGACATATGCTCCCTGTGGAAGAAAAATCGTGTAGACCTG CTCATCTGGCTGGTGACCTTTGTGGCCACCATCCTGCTAAACCTGGACCTTGGCCTGGCAGTTGCATTAGCCTTCTCCCTGCTTCTTGTAGTGGTCCGAACACAGCT ACCTCACTACTCTGTCCTGGGGCAGGTGTCAGACACGGATATTTACAGAGACGTGGCAGAGTACTCAGAT GCCAGGGAGGTCCCAGGTGTGAAGATCTTCCGCTCCTCAGCCACCATATACTTTGCCAACGCTGAGCTCTACAGTGACACACTGAAGCAGAAG TGTGGTGTGGATGTTGATCACCTCATCTCTCGGAAGAAGAAACTGCTCAAGAAGCAGGAGATGAAGCTGAAGCGCCTACAGAAACACAAGTCACCCCAGGAACAG GCTGTTTCTTCCCAGGACAACTCAGTTTCCATCAATGTCAATACCAATCTTGGAGACATCAAGAGCAATGATGTGGAGAGCTCTAAGACCAAG GCAAGGCCAGAGAATGAGCTGGAAGAGATTGTGGCTAGTGGTCAAGAAGATGCCAAGGCTATAGCTGTGCCTACACTGAAAGCCCTGGGTCTGCCTCAGCCGGACTTTCATAGCCTCATCCTGGACCTGGGTGCCCTCTCCTTTGTAGACACTGTGTGCATCAAGAACCTAAAGAAT ATTTTCCGTGACTTCCGGGAGATTGAGGTGGATGTGTACATTGCAGCCTGCCACA GTCCTGTGGTCACCCAGTTGGAGGCTGGGCAGTTCTTTGATGCATCTATAACAAAACGGCATCTCTTTGTCTCTGTTCATGATGCTGTGACCTTTGCCCTCCAACACTCAAAGTCTGGCCCCATCAGCCCTGTTTTG GCCACCAAACTCTGA
- the Slc26a6 gene encoding solute carrier family 26 member 6 isoform X1 produces the protein MELQKQDYHVDRPLMNQEQLEELGRWDLTPRTYQWRTWLKCSHARARALLIQHLPVLGWLPRYPVRDWLLGDLLSGLSVAIMQLPQGLAYALLAGLPPVFGLYSSFYPVFIYFLFGTSRHISVGTFAVMSVMVGSVTESLAPDENFLLDSNSTVNETARDVTRVQLASTLSVLVGLFQVGLGLVHFGFVVTYLSEPLVRSYTTAASVQVFVSQLKYVFGLQLSSHSGPLSLIYIVLEVCWKLPQSVIGTVITALVAGVVLVMVKLLNDKLQRYLPLPIPGELLTLIGATGISYGVGLKQRFGVDVVGNIPAGLVSPEAPNPQLFVKLVGNAFAIAVVGFAIAISLGKIFALRHGYRVDSNQELVALGLSNLIGGIFQCFPVSCSMSRSLVQESTGGNTQVAGAVSSLFILLIILKLGELFQDLPRAVLAATIIVNLKGMLMQFADICSLWKKNRVDLLIWLVTFVATILLNLDLGLAVALAFSLLLVVVRTQLPHYSVLGQVSDTDIYRDVAEYSDAREVPGVKIFRSSATIYFANAELYSDTLKQKCGVDVDHLISRKKKLLKKQEMKLKRLQKHKSPQEQAVSSQDNSVSINVNTNLGDIKSNDVESSKTKARPENELEEIVASGQEDAKAIAVPTLKALGLPQPDFHSLILDLGALSFVDTVCIKNLKNIFRDFREIEVDVYIAACHSPVVTQLEAGQFFDASITKRHLFVSVHDAVTFALQHSKSGPISPVLATKL, from the exons ATGGAGTTGCAGAAGCAAGATTACCATGTGGACCGGCCACTGATGAACCAGGAGCAACTGGAAGAACTGGGGCGCTGGGACTTGACACCTAGGACCTATCAGTGGAGAACATGGTTGAA GTGCTCCCATGCACGGGCCCGTGCCCTTCTGATTCAACATCTCCCGGTCTTGGGCTGGTTACCCCGTTATCCTGTGCGTGACTGGCTCCTGGGTGACCTGTTATCTGGCCTGAGTGTTGCCATCATGCAGCTTCCCCAGG GCTTAGCCTATGCCCTCCTGGCTGGATTGCCTCCTGTGTTTGGCCTCTATAGCtccttctacccagtcttcatcTACTTCTTGTTTGGTACTTCCCGGCATATCTCCGTGG GGACCTTTGCTGTCATGTCTGTGATGGTGGGCAGTGTGACAGAATCCCTAGCCCCAGATGAGAACTTCCTGCTGGACTCAAACTCCACAGTCAATGAGACAGCCAGAGATGTCACCCGTGTGCAGTTGGCCTCCACACTCAGTGTTCTGGTTGGACTCTTCCAG gtggggctgggcctggtgCACTTTGGCTTTGTGGTCACCTACCTGTCAGAGCCTCTGGTCCGCAGCTATACCACAGCTGCATCTGTGCAGGTCTTTGTCTCACAACTCAAGTATGTGTTTGGCCTCCAGCTGAGTAGCCACTCGGGGCCACTCTCCCTCATCTAT ATAGTGCTGGAGGTCTGCTGGAAGCTGCCCCAGAGTGTCATCGGCACCGTGATCACTGCACTTGTGGCCGGGGTGGTGCTTGTGATGGTGAAGCTGTTGAATGACAAGCTGCAGCGGTATCTGCCCCTGCCGATACCTGGGGAATTGCTCACG CTCATTGGGGCTACAGGCATTTCCTATGGTGTAGGCCTGAAGCAGAGATTTGGGGTGGATGTTGTGGGCAACATCCCTGCAGG ACTGGTATCCCCAGAAGCTCCCAACCCCCAGCTGTTTGTAAAGCTTGTGGGAAATGCCTTCGCCATCGCTGTGGTTGGGTTTGCCATTGCCATCTCACTGGGAAAGATCTTTGCCTTGAGACATGGCTACCGTGTGGACAGCAACCAG GAGCTGGTGGCCCTTGGCCTCAGTAACCTCATTGGGGGTATCTTCCAATGCTTTCCTGTGAGTTGCTCTATGTCCCGGAGTCTGGTACAAGAAAGCACTGGGGGCAACACACAG GTTGCCGGAGctgtctcttctctttttatcctCCTCATCATTCTCAAACTCGGAGAACTCTTCCAAGACCTACCTAGG GCAGTTTTGGCAGCCACCATTATTGTGAACCTAAAGGGCATGTTGATGCAGTTTGCTGACATATGCTCCCTGTGGAAGAAAAATCGTGTAGACCTG CTCATCTGGCTGGTGACCTTTGTGGCCACCATCCTGCTAAACCTGGACCTTGGCCTGGCAGTTGCATTAGCCTTCTCCCTGCTTCTTGTAGTGGTCCGAACACAGCT ACCTCACTACTCTGTCCTGGGGCAGGTGTCAGACACGGATATTTACAGAGACGTGGCAGAGTACTCAGAT GCCAGGGAGGTCCCAGGTGTGAAGATCTTCCGCTCCTCAGCCACCATATACTTTGCCAACGCTGAGCTCTACAGTGACACACTGAAGCAGAAG TGTGGTGTGGATGTTGATCACCTCATCTCTCGGAAGAAGAAACTGCTCAAGAAGCAGGAGATGAAGCTGAAGCGCCTACAGAAACACAAGTCACCCCAGGAACAG GCTGTTTCTTCCCAGGACAACTCAGTTTCCATCAATGTCAATACCAATCTTGGAGACATCAAGAGCAATGATGTGGAGAGCTCTAAGACCAAG GCAAGGCCAGAGAATGAGCTGGAAGAGATTGTGGCTAGTGGTCAAGAAGATGCCAAGGCTATAGCTGTGCCTACACTGAAAGCCCTGGGTCTGCCTCAGCCGGACTTTCATAGCCTCATCCTGGACCTGGGTGCCCTCTCCTTTGTAGACACTGTGTGCATCAAGAACCTAAAGAAT ATTTTCCGTGACTTCCGGGAGATTGAGGTGGATGTGTACATTGCAGCCTGCCACA GTCCTGTGGTCACCCAGTTGGAGGCTGGGCAGTTCTTTGATGCATCTATAACAAAACGGCATCTCTTTGTCTCTGTTCATGATGCTGTGACCTTTGCCCTCCAACACTCAAAGTCTGGCCCCATCAGCCCTGTTTTG GCCACCAAACTCTGA